The Corynebacterium simulans genome contains a region encoding:
- a CDS encoding alkaline phosphatase: MRNFSRALRVSVAAVATTALTTGLVAPAHAAASGPKNIIYMIGDGMGYGHIASNNLYESGQSKYLVEGAFGPDTAKELEGESVQAFEDFNRLSMTTFPHGGSYDPAKAWSDHEYIKQGPTDSAAAGTAMATGSKVDNGTLGVSSYGHEMENLSERAIREGKSAGVVTSVPFDHATPAAFAAHNKNRNNYLEIGDSMINSDLSVIMGAGHPKYNDDAQKVAAGSEDYSYISKENLAALRDGSKGWEFTDNTAGFESLAAGNAEEGKKYFGLAPVATTLQQNRSGDAEAKEPGTDPKNDVVDLPTMTNGALNALGQDEDGFSLMIEGGAIDWSGHANQTGRDIEEVQDFNAAVDAAIDWVEKNSSWEETLLIVTADHETGYLSGKDETDAWKPQTGTKGTAPTHEWYSTNHTNQVVPFFFKGAGSEDIQAKVSGTDPVRGEYIDNTTVAKLALDEWWFNTAEDDTNNPGDTDNKPSNDGSSDGSSSAGAGLAGAGVMALIFGIITAAAQALGLVKFDFKALQDLIKQFA; the protein is encoded by the coding sequence ATGCGCAACTTCTCTCGCGCCCTGCGCGTTAGCGTGGCCGCAGTAGCCACTACCGCCCTGACCACCGGCCTTGTCGCCCCAGCACACGCCGCTGCTTCTGGCCCTAAGAACATCATTTACATGATTGGTGACGGTATGGGCTACGGCCACATCGCCTCCAACAATCTCTACGAGTCCGGCCAGTCCAAGTACCTGGTTGAAGGCGCATTCGGTCCGGACACTGCGAAGGAGCTCGAAGGCGAATCCGTCCAGGCATTCGAGGACTTCAACCGTCTGTCCATGACTACCTTCCCGCACGGCGGCTCCTACGACCCAGCCAAGGCATGGTCTGACCACGAGTACATCAAGCAAGGCCCTACCGACTCTGCTGCGGCCGGCACCGCAATGGCCACCGGCTCCAAGGTTGATAATGGCACCCTGGGCGTCTCTTCCTACGGCCACGAAATGGAAAACCTCTCCGAGCGCGCCATCCGCGAGGGCAAGTCCGCAGGCGTCGTCACTTCCGTACCGTTCGACCACGCCACCCCAGCGGCGTTCGCGGCGCACAACAAGAACCGCAACAACTACCTGGAGATCGGCGATTCCATGATCAACTCCGATCTCTCCGTCATCATGGGTGCGGGCCACCCTAAGTACAACGATGACGCGCAGAAGGTTGCTGCCGGTTCCGAGGACTACTCCTACATCTCCAAGGAGAACCTCGCTGCGCTTCGCGACGGCTCGAAGGGCTGGGAGTTCACCGATAACACCGCCGGCTTTGAGTCCCTGGCTGCTGGCAACGCAGAAGAGGGTAAGAAGTACTTCGGCCTGGCACCAGTTGCAACCACCCTGCAGCAGAACCGCTCCGGCGATGCTGAAGCGAAGGAGCCAGGCACCGACCCGAAGAACGACGTGGTTGACCTGCCGACCATGACCAACGGCGCACTCAACGCCCTGGGCCAGGACGAGGACGGCTTCTCCCTCATGATTGAAGGCGGCGCCATCGACTGGTCCGGCCACGCAAACCAGACCGGCCGCGACATCGAAGAGGTCCAGGACTTCAACGCGGCTGTCGACGCCGCCATCGACTGGGTTGAGAAGAACTCCTCCTGGGAGGAAACCCTGCTGATTGTCACCGCTGACCACGAGACTGGTTACCTCTCCGGCAAGGATGAGACCGACGCTTGGAAGCCACAGACCGGCACCAAGGGCACCGCTCCGACCCACGAGTGGTACTCCACCAACCACACCAACCAGGTAGTACCGTTCTTCTTCAAGGGCGCTGGCTCCGAAGATATCCAGGCTAAGGTTTCTGGCACCGACCCAGTCCGCGGCGAGTACATCGACAACACCACCGTGGCCAAGCTGGCCCTGGACGAGTGGTGGTTCAACACCGCTGAAGACGACACCAACAACCCCGGCGACACCGACAACAAGCCATCTAACGACGGTTCCTCCGACGGCTCCTCTTCTGCAGGCGCTGGCCTGGCTGGCGCCGGCGTGATGGCCCTCATCTTCGGCATCATCACCGCTGCCGCTCAGGCCCTTGGCCTGGTCAAGTTCGACTTCAAGGCTCTGCAAGACCTCATCAAGCAGTTCGCCTAA
- a CDS encoding zinc ribbon domain-containing protein YjdM — protein sequence MTENAAAMLPPCPECSSEYTYEMPPLIVCPECAHEFEATAAGADTDSAEPQVIVDSVGNALADGDTVTVTKTLKVKGAQQPLKSGTKVRGIRLNFDAGTGQEDHNIDCKIDGFGAMTLKPAVVKKV from the coding sequence ATGACTGAAAATGCAGCTGCGATGTTGCCGCCATGCCCTGAATGTTCCTCCGAATACACCTACGAGATGCCGCCGCTCATCGTCTGCCCGGAGTGCGCGCACGAGTTCGAAGCCACCGCCGCTGGTGCGGACACCGACTCCGCTGAGCCCCAGGTAATCGTTGATTCTGTGGGCAACGCGCTTGCCGACGGCGACACTGTCACCGTCACCAAGACCCTCAAGGTCAAGGGTGCGCAGCAGCCGCTGAAGTCCGGCACTAAGGTCCGCGGCATCCGTCTGAACTTTGATGCTGGAACGGGTCAGGAAGACCACAACATCGACTGCAAGATTGATGGCTTCGGCGCCATGACGTTGAAGCCGGCGGTGGTCAAGAAGGTTTAG
- a CDS encoding FitA-like ribbon-helix-helix domain-containing protein: protein MASLVVRNLDDAIKEALVARARDNGRSMEAEVRAILIDVVQPKNIGIALYEASRDAAVELETPPREDEARAALFKDCLR from the coding sequence ATGGCCTCATTGGTAGTAAGAAACCTTGACGACGCGATAAAAGAAGCGCTCGTGGCTCGTGCGCGGGACAATGGCCGCTCAATGGAAGCGGAGGTGCGTGCCATTCTTATTGACGTTGTGCAACCGAAGAACATTGGGATTGCTCTTTATGAAGCAAGCAGAGATGCCGCGGTTGAATTGGAAACTCCACCACGTGAAGATGAAGCGCGGGCGGCGCTTTTTAAAGATTGCCTCCGTTAG
- a CDS encoding GAP family protein, which yields MIATIGSLVVLALIDSTSFGTLLIPLGLLTAPGRLQISRLLLFLSVVAGSYFALGVALLFGATSLLGSYSHLFESTSFRYVQLIAGIALLVISHFMDTEKARARAAERAARGDNRILRWRSQVMSGKSSSSTTGSLIGLALVAVFLEAATMLPYLAGIGIITVEGPGFPSNVLLLLGYCFVMILPALLLTCIRIMARSAIEKPLIRLNNWLMKNAQSTTAWIIGIVGFILAAQAASILWFAT from the coding sequence ATGATCGCGACCATCGGCAGCCTCGTCGTCCTAGCCCTCATCGATTCGACCAGCTTCGGCACCCTCCTGATCCCTCTCGGCTTGTTAACGGCACCTGGACGCCTGCAGATCAGCAGGCTCCTGCTCTTTCTGAGTGTTGTGGCTGGCTCTTATTTCGCACTGGGCGTGGCATTGCTGTTTGGGGCTACGTCGCTACTTGGTTCTTATAGTCATCTGTTCGAGTCCACGAGCTTTCGGTATGTGCAGCTCATAGCAGGGATTGCATTGCTGGTAATAAGCCATTTCATGGACACCGAGAAAGCTCGAGCACGCGCTGCGGAGCGAGCAGCACGTGGGGATAACCGAATATTGAGGTGGCGTTCGCAGGTCATGAGCGGAAAATCCTCTTCAAGCACCACCGGCTCGCTCATCGGATTGGCTCTCGTCGCCGTATTCCTCGAAGCCGCAACCATGCTGCCCTACCTCGCGGGCATCGGCATCATCACCGTCGAGGGTCCCGGATTCCCCAGCAATGTGCTGCTCTTGCTGGGCTATTGCTTCGTAATGATCCTTCCGGCCCTCTTACTCACTTGCATCCGAATAATGGCCCGCTCCGCAATCGAAAAACCGTTGATTCGCCTAAACAACTGGCTCATGAAGAACGCGCAGAGCACTACTGCTTGGATCATTGGCATCGTGGGATTCATCCTCGCTGCCCAAGCCGCCTCGATTTTGTGGTTCGCCACTTAG
- a CDS encoding TetR/AcrR family transcriptional regulator has translation MAPRLDIEERKKQLAEAVWQVILERGISAVSVRNVAEQAGIVVGSLRHVFPTRAELMKFSAELMVQRATERVLSVPPSDEPQQYALEIVRQLLPLEADSRAEFEVNLALATEVPALPELASIRDEAHQKLHEVALRLVELVSGQSRESEEVEVSAQRLHALIDGLAFHLLHRPVEDDPQWALDIIRAELTAIQADFRTRG, from the coding sequence GTGGCGCCAAGACTCGACATCGAAGAAAGAAAAAAGCAGCTCGCTGAGGCCGTATGGCAGGTCATTCTGGAGCGCGGTATTTCGGCCGTCTCTGTAAGGAACGTGGCTGAGCAGGCGGGAATCGTTGTTGGTTCACTGCGGCATGTGTTTCCCACCCGCGCCGAGTTGATGAAGTTCTCGGCTGAGCTAATGGTGCAGCGCGCAACAGAACGGGTGCTTTCCGTTCCTCCCAGTGATGAACCGCAGCAGTATGCGCTTGAGATTGTGAGGCAGCTGTTGCCGTTAGAGGCGGACTCGCGCGCTGAATTTGAGGTCAACCTCGCACTCGCAACCGAAGTGCCAGCGCTTCCAGAGCTGGCCTCTATTCGGGACGAAGCACACCAGAAACTCCATGAAGTGGCACTGCGCTTGGTCGAATTGGTGTCTGGTCAATCTCGCGAGTCGGAAGAAGTTGAGGTGAGTGCGCAACGGTTGCATGCACTGATCGACGGTCTTGCATTCCACTTGCTGCACCGTCCCGTGGAGGACGATCCGCAGTGGGCCCTCGACATCATTCGCGCGGAATTAACAGCCATTCAGGCTGACTTCAGAACGCGGGGTTAG
- the leuS gene encoding leucine--tRNA ligase: protein MTNPSDSTAHRYTPELAAQIESTWQQYWKDNGTFNAPNPVGELATESAGALPKEKLNIQDMFPYPSGAGLHVGHPLGYIATDTYARYNRMLGKNVLHTLGYDAFGLPAEQYAIQTGTHPRTTTMANIENMRRQLGLLGLGHDPRRSVASTDPEFYKWTQWIFLQIYNSWFDEEQQKARPMSELVKELEVGKRKTKDGRYYSDLTAAEQAAALDEFRLVYLSNSTVNWCPGLGTVLANEEVTAEGKSERGNFPVFRKNLSQWMMRITSYSDRLLDDLELLDWPEKVKSMQRNWIGRSRGAEVDFTAEGHKITVFTTRPDTLFGAEYVVLAPEHELVDALLSPVPYDDDVDQRWTFGHDDPKEAVEAYRESIAAKSDLERQENKEKTGVFLGTYAVNPVNGKQVPIFIADYVLTGYGTGAIMAVPAHDTRDYEFATEFGLPITEVVSGGDISKEAFTESGKAVNSANESIDLNGKSKEDAIAAIIPWLEEQGIGREKIQYKLRDWLFARQRYWGEPFPIVYDAEGQAHPLPESMLPVELPEVEDYKPVSFDPDDSDSSPQPPLAKAREWVEVELDLGQGTQTYYRDTNVMPQWAGSSWYQLRYIDPQNSEEFCSLENERYWTGPRPEEHGAGDPGGVDLYVGGVEHAVLHLLYARFWHKVLFDLGHVSSKEPYRRLFNQGYIQAYAYTDSRGVYVPAAEVEEKDGKFYYNGEEVNQEYGKMGKSLKNAVAPDDICRDYGADTLRVYEMSMGPLDTSRPWATKDVVGSQRFLQRLWRLAVDETTGELATSDAALTEDDLKALHRAIAGVRDDYENLRLNTVVAKLIEYVNYLTRTYGNSAEGAPRAAVEPIAQLVSPIAPHIAEELWKRFGHTETITYSSFPTFEEKYLVDDEIEIPVQINGKVKARVNVPADADEGTVVSAALADARIVELTEGKNVVKKIYVPGRMVNLVVK from the coding sequence ATGACTAACCCGAGTGATTCCACCGCGCACCGCTATACCCCGGAGCTTGCGGCCCAGATCGAGTCGACCTGGCAGCAGTACTGGAAAGACAATGGCACGTTTAACGCGCCGAACCCCGTCGGCGAGTTAGCCACGGAGAGCGCGGGCGCCCTTCCGAAGGAAAAGCTCAACATCCAGGACATGTTCCCGTACCCATCCGGCGCAGGCCTGCATGTCGGCCACCCGCTGGGCTATATCGCCACCGATACCTATGCCCGCTACAACCGCATGCTGGGCAAGAACGTCCTGCACACCCTGGGTTATGACGCCTTCGGCTTGCCGGCCGAGCAGTACGCCATCCAAACGGGTACCCACCCGCGCACCACCACGATGGCCAACATCGAGAACATGCGCCGCCAGCTGGGCCTGCTGGGCTTGGGCCATGATCCGCGCCGCTCCGTGGCGTCGACGGACCCAGAGTTCTACAAGTGGACTCAGTGGATCTTCCTGCAGATTTACAACTCCTGGTTCGACGAGGAGCAGCAGAAGGCGCGCCCAATGTCTGAGCTCGTCAAGGAGCTCGAGGTAGGAAAGCGCAAGACCAAGGATGGCCGTTACTACTCCGATCTGACTGCAGCCGAACAGGCCGCAGCCCTGGACGAGTTCCGTTTGGTCTACCTGTCTAACTCCACCGTCAACTGGTGCCCTGGCCTGGGTACCGTGCTGGCAAACGAGGAGGTTACGGCAGAGGGTAAGTCTGAACGCGGCAACTTCCCGGTCTTCCGCAAGAACCTGTCCCAGTGGATGATGCGCATTACCTCTTACTCCGATCGCCTGCTGGATGATCTGGAGCTTCTGGATTGGCCGGAGAAGGTCAAGTCCATGCAGCGCAATTGGATTGGTCGCTCCCGCGGCGCCGAGGTGGACTTCACCGCTGAGGGCCACAAGATCACCGTCTTCACCACTCGCCCTGACACCCTGTTTGGCGCTGAGTACGTGGTGCTGGCTCCGGAGCACGAGCTTGTCGACGCCCTGCTCTCCCCCGTCCCGTATGACGACGACGTCGACCAGCGCTGGACCTTTGGCCACGATGATCCGAAGGAGGCCGTGGAGGCCTACCGTGAGTCCATCGCCGCAAAGTCTGACCTGGAGCGCCAGGAGAACAAGGAAAAGACCGGCGTCTTCTTGGGCACCTATGCGGTTAACCCGGTCAACGGCAAGCAGGTTCCGATCTTTATTGCTGACTATGTTCTGACCGGCTACGGCACCGGCGCCATCATGGCGGTGCCGGCGCACGATACGCGTGACTACGAGTTCGCCACCGAGTTTGGCCTGCCAATTACGGAGGTTGTCTCTGGTGGTGACATCAGCAAGGAAGCGTTTACTGAGTCCGGCAAGGCCGTTAACTCCGCTAACGAATCCATCGACCTGAACGGCAAGTCCAAGGAAGACGCAATCGCGGCCATCATCCCGTGGCTGGAGGAGCAGGGCATCGGCCGCGAAAAGATCCAGTACAAGCTGCGCGACTGGCTGTTTGCACGCCAGCGTTACTGGGGCGAGCCCTTCCCCATCGTCTATGACGCTGAAGGCCAGGCTCACCCGCTGCCAGAGTCCATGTTGCCGGTCGAGCTGCCGGAGGTAGAAGACTACAAGCCGGTCTCCTTCGACCCAGACGATTCCGATTCCTCCCCGCAGCCGCCGCTGGCCAAGGCCCGCGAATGGGTGGAGGTGGAACTCGACCTCGGCCAGGGCACCCAGACGTATTATCGTGACACCAACGTCATGCCGCAGTGGGCAGGTTCTTCCTGGTACCAGCTGCGCTACATTGACCCGCAGAATTCGGAAGAATTCTGCAGCTTGGAGAACGAGCGTTACTGGACCGGCCCTCGTCCTGAGGAGCACGGCGCTGGCGATCCAGGCGGCGTGGACCTCTACGTCGGCGGCGTCGAGCACGCAGTGCTGCACCTGCTCTACGCCCGTTTCTGGCACAAGGTCCTCTTCGACCTCGGCCACGTTTCCTCCAAGGAGCCGTACCGCCGACTGTTCAACCAGGGCTACATCCAGGCCTATGCCTACACCGATTCCCGTGGCGTTTACGTCCCGGCTGCCGAGGTGGAGGAAAAGGACGGCAAGTTCTACTACAACGGTGAAGAGGTCAACCAGGAGTACGGCAAGATGGGCAAGTCCCTGAAGAATGCCGTGGCTCCGGATGACATCTGCCGCGACTACGGTGCCGATACCCTGCGCGTTTATGAGATGTCCATGGGTCCGCTGGATACCTCCCGCCCGTGGGCAACCAAGGACGTCGTCGGCTCCCAGCGCTTCCTGCAGCGTCTGTGGCGTCTGGCTGTAGACGAGACGACAGGAGAGCTTGCTACTAGCGACGCCGCGCTCACCGAGGATGATCTCAAGGCCCTGCACCGCGCCATCGCCGGTGTGCGTGATGATTACGAGAACCTGCGTCTGAACACCGTGGTGGCTAAGCTCATCGAGTACGTCAACTACCTGACGCGCACCTACGGCAACTCCGCCGAAGGCGCTCCGCGTGCTGCGGTCGAGCCGATTGCGCAGCTGGTCTCCCCGATTGCTCCGCACATCGCGGAGGAGCTGTGGAAGCGCTTCGGCCACACCGAGACCATCACCTACTCCTCCTTCCCCACCTTCGAGGAGAAGTACCTGGTAGATGACGAGATTGAGATTCCGGTCCAGATTAACGGCAAGGTTAAGGCTCGCGTTAACGTGCCTGCCGACGCCGACGAGGGCACCGTGGTTTCCGCCGCGCTTGCCGACGCCCGCATCGTCGAGCTGACCGAGGGCAAGAACGTAGTCAAGAAGATCTACGTCCCTGGCCGCATGGTCAACCTGGTGGTTAAGTAA
- a CDS encoding FAD-binding dehydrogenase translates to MKENSVIIVGTGLAGMVAGYEAIKGGKHVIFLEQENRNNLGGQAFWSLGGLFYVGSPEQKLMRVKDSEELAWRDWANSADYDEVTTEDSHDYWPRKWGREYVRFAANEKRSYLKKLGLNVLPTIGWAERGSGDASGHGNSVPRFHLTWGTGPEVVRVFREPLEKAEKEGKVEFHFRHRVDELITEGNGSARRVVGVKGSVLAPTDQVRGEASGRDVVKQFELRGQAVVIATGGIGGNLEKVRTMWPTERWGKCPEELVRGVPAHVDGRGIDIASKAGANLVNQDRMWAYPEGMSNWNSIWPEHGIRIIPGPSSLWLDAEGNRLPTNLFPGSDNLAALSHITNTGHGYSWFVLNQEIADKEFIFSGSEQNPDLTDKEFKKLAGKLGPGTHVAVKAFMDNGIDWVVEDNLEDLVKGMNSISPEGSPKIDVDQLRKIIEDRDAQLDNPFSKDAQVNYIRIARGFLGDKLIRCAAPHRLLDKGPLIAVRLKVLTRKTLGGIETNLDGACLNPDGTVLTGLYACGEASGFGGGGMHGKNALEGTFLGGCIHSGKRVGEALARS, encoded by the coding sequence ATGAAAGAGAACTCAGTCATTATCGTCGGCACTGGGCTGGCAGGAATGGTCGCAGGTTACGAGGCCATCAAAGGCGGCAAGCACGTCATCTTCCTCGAGCAGGAAAATCGCAATAACCTGGGCGGACAGGCCTTTTGGTCACTTGGTGGCCTGTTTTACGTCGGCTCCCCTGAGCAAAAGCTCATGCGTGTGAAAGACTCCGAGGAACTGGCCTGGCGCGACTGGGCCAACTCCGCCGACTACGACGAAGTCACCACCGAAGACTCCCACGACTACTGGCCACGCAAGTGGGGCCGCGAGTACGTTCGCTTCGCCGCAAATGAAAAGCGCTCTTACCTCAAGAAGCTGGGACTTAACGTGCTGCCCACCATTGGCTGGGCAGAGCGCGGCTCGGGCGACGCCTCCGGGCACGGCAATTCAGTCCCCCGCTTCCATCTCACCTGGGGCACCGGCCCTGAGGTAGTCCGTGTATTCCGCGAACCTCTTGAGAAGGCCGAGAAGGAAGGCAAGGTGGAATTCCACTTCCGCCACCGCGTGGACGAGCTCATCACCGAGGGGAACGGGAGCGCACGGCGCGTCGTCGGTGTGAAGGGCTCGGTCCTGGCGCCCACCGACCAGGTGCGTGGTGAGGCGAGCGGAAGGGACGTCGTCAAGCAATTTGAGCTCCGTGGCCAGGCCGTGGTGATTGCCACCGGCGGCATCGGCGGAAACCTTGAGAAAGTGCGCACCATGTGGCCCACTGAGCGCTGGGGTAAATGCCCAGAGGAACTGGTCAGGGGTGTTCCCGCGCATGTCGACGGCCGAGGAATCGACATCGCCAGCAAGGCCGGCGCCAACCTCGTCAACCAGGACCGCATGTGGGCCTACCCCGAGGGCATGAGCAACTGGAATTCCATCTGGCCAGAGCACGGCATCCGCATCATCCCAGGCCCATCCAGCCTGTGGCTCGACGCGGAAGGAAATCGTCTGCCCACCAACCTCTTCCCTGGTTCGGATAACCTCGCCGCACTGTCGCACATCACCAACACCGGGCATGGCTACTCCTGGTTCGTGCTCAACCAGGAGATTGCGGACAAAGAGTTCATCTTCTCCGGCTCCGAGCAGAACCCCGACCTCACAGACAAGGAGTTCAAGAAGCTGGCCGGCAAGCTCGGCCCAGGCACCCATGTGGCCGTCAAGGCTTTCATGGACAACGGCATCGACTGGGTTGTCGAAGATAACCTAGAAGACCTGGTCAAAGGCATGAATTCCATCAGTCCAGAGGGTTCACCCAAGATTGATGTGGACCAACTGCGCAAGATCATTGAGGATCGCGACGCGCAGCTCGACAACCCGTTCTCCAAGGACGCTCAGGTCAACTACATCCGCATCGCTCGCGGTTTCTTAGGCGACAAGTTGATTCGCTGCGCGGCCCCGCATCGCTTGCTCGACAAGGGCCCGCTCATCGCGGTGCGCCTCAAGGTACTCACACGCAAGACGCTGGGCGGCATCGAAACCAACCTCGACGGCGCCTGCCTCAATCCCGACGGAACCGTCCTGACCGGCCTGTATGCCTGCGGCGAGGCGTCCGGCTTCGGCGGCGGTGGCATGCATGGCAAGAACGCGCTCGAGGGCACGTTCCTGGGCGGCTGCATCCATTCTGGCAAGCGCGTAGGCGAGGCTCTCGCGCGCAGCTAA
- the paaZ gene encoding phenylacetic acid degradation bifunctional protein PaaZ, which translates to MTNENTAQLVPSFLAGQWVTPDNPSKVTDVHDASTGELVARVSAEGLNIAAAVDYARTTGRTGLQALTFHERAIKLKELALYLQEHRDELNELAHKTGANKRDNFVDVDGGISTMFTFSSKGRRELPNSTVIPDGEAEVFSKDGSFIGRHIYTSIPGVAVQINAFNFPVWGMLEKFAPAFIAGVPSIVKPATPTGYVTEACVRLMLDSGILPEGSLQLISGSARDLLDHLDYRDHVAFTGSAATAHALRSHRNVVEGGIQFSAEADSLNAAILGTDVTEDSPEFEAYVKAVFGEMTAKAGQKCTAIRRAIVPQHLVDPVIAALKARLEAKVVPGDPRDTNATMGPLVSVEQREDVATAVRTLVDAGGDIVLGGPDELEGAFFAPTILRFADSRTPAVHNTEAFGPVVSFIGYETPEEAIELAALGAGSLVASVVTHDPELTAQLGRSIAAHHGRLHFLDRDDAKTSTGHGSPLPHLVHGGPGRAGGGEELGGVRGIKHFMQRTAIQGTPDHLTAITGQWHRGAAVNRVTRADVEAGTGTHPFRKDLATLKVGDQFASDLRKVTLEDITAFANETGDTFYAHTDEEAATANPFFPRRVAHGYLLVSWATGLFVEPAPGPVLANYGLENLRFINPVTYDDSIRIELTAKRITPRVTDDYGEVCWDAALYNQHDELVASYDVLTLVEKVDTIYAQQ; encoded by the coding sequence ATGACAAACGAGAACACCGCGCAGCTTGTCCCCAGCTTCCTCGCCGGGCAGTGGGTCACGCCTGACAACCCCAGCAAGGTCACCGATGTGCACGATGCGTCCACCGGCGAGCTGGTCGCTCGCGTGAGCGCAGAGGGCCTCAATATTGCCGCGGCCGTCGATTATGCCCGCACCACCGGCCGCACCGGGCTGCAGGCGCTTACCTTCCACGAGCGCGCCATCAAGCTCAAGGAACTGGCACTCTACCTGCAAGAACATCGTGATGAGCTCAACGAGCTCGCGCACAAGACCGGCGCCAACAAGCGCGATAACTTCGTCGACGTCGACGGCGGCATCTCCACCATGTTCACCTTCTCTTCGAAGGGGCGTCGCGAGCTGCCGAACTCCACCGTCATCCCCGACGGCGAGGCTGAGGTCTTCTCCAAGGACGGCTCCTTCATCGGCCGCCACATCTACACCTCGATTCCGGGCGTGGCCGTGCAGATCAACGCCTTCAACTTCCCGGTCTGGGGCATGCTCGAGAAGTTCGCACCTGCTTTCATCGCGGGCGTTCCTTCCATCGTGAAGCCAGCCACCCCCACCGGCTACGTCACCGAGGCCTGCGTACGCCTCATGCTGGATTCCGGCATCCTCCCAGAGGGCTCCCTGCAGCTCATCTCTGGTTCCGCGCGCGATTTGCTGGATCACCTGGATTACCGCGATCACGTGGCCTTCACCGGTTCCGCCGCCACCGCACACGCGCTGCGCAGCCACCGCAACGTCGTGGAGGGCGGCATCCAGTTCAGCGCCGAGGCCGACTCCCTCAACGCCGCCATCTTGGGCACCGACGTCACCGAGGACTCCCCCGAGTTCGAAGCCTACGTCAAGGCCGTCTTCGGCGAGATGACAGCCAAGGCTGGGCAGAAATGTACCGCCATCCGCCGCGCTATCGTGCCGCAGCACCTCGTCGATCCCGTCATCGCAGCGCTGAAGGCACGCCTCGAGGCGAAGGTCGTGCCTGGTGATCCGCGCGACACCAACGCCACCATGGGTCCGCTGGTCTCCGTTGAGCAGCGCGAGGACGTCGCCACTGCAGTGCGCACGCTTGTCGACGCCGGCGGTGACATCGTCCTCGGCGGCCCCGACGAGCTCGAGGGCGCATTCTTCGCACCGACGATTCTGCGCTTTGCAGATTCTCGCACCCCAGCCGTGCATAACACCGAGGCCTTCGGCCCAGTGGTTTCCTTCATTGGCTACGAGACCCCTGAGGAGGCCATCGAATTGGCGGCCCTGGGTGCAGGCTCGCTGGTCGCATCCGTCGTAACCCACGACCCAGAGCTAACTGCTCAGCTCGGACGCAGTATCGCCGCTCACCACGGCCGCCTGCATTTCCTCGACCGCGACGACGCCAAGACCTCAACCGGCCACGGTTCTCCCCTGCCGCACCTGGTCCACGGCGGCCCAGGCCGCGCCGGCGGCGGCGAGGAGCTCGGCGGCGTGCGCGGCATCAAGCACTTCATGCAGCGCACCGCCATCCAGGGCACCCCAGATCACCTCACGGCAATTACCGGCCAGTGGCACCGTGGCGCGGCCGTTAACCGCGTGACCCGCGCCGATGTGGAGGCAGGCACCGGTACACATCCTTTCCGCAAGGATCTGGCAACGCTCAAGGTAGGCGACCAATTCGCGTCGGACCTGCGCAAGGTCACCTTGGAGGACATCACAGCCTTCGCCAACGAAACCGGCGATACTTTCTACGCCCACACCGACGAAGAGGCCGCCACCGCGAACCCCTTCTTCCCGCGCCGCGTCGCACACGGTTACCTTCTGGTTTCCTGGGCAACCGGCCTCTTCGTAGAGCCTGCTCCGGGTCCCGTTCTGGCGAACTACGGCTTGGAGAACCTGCGTTTTATCAACCCTGTCACCTACGACGATTCCATCCGCATCGAGCTCACCGCCAAACGCATCACCCCGCGCGTGACCGACGACTATGGCGAGGTCTGCTGGGATGCTGCCCTCTACAACCAGCACGACGAGCTGGTTGCGTCCTACGACGTCCTGACCCTGGTGGAGAAGGTCGACACCATCTACGCGCAGCAGTAA
- a CDS encoding PaaI family thioesterase, whose translation MQQWQIVLGELDKKMGVEVLEQSPEKVVATMPVEGNTQSFGLLHGGAMVCLAEAVGSWAAVIHASTQGKVAVGVDINATHHSSGRAGLVTATATAIKLGRTLCSHEVVITDEAGKRLCTARITNALVERS comes from the coding sequence ATGCAGCAATGGCAAATTGTGCTCGGTGAGCTAGACAAGAAAATGGGCGTTGAGGTGCTCGAACAGTCGCCGGAGAAAGTTGTGGCCACAATGCCTGTGGAGGGGAATACGCAGTCCTTCGGCCTCTTGCACGGCGGTGCGATGGTGTGCCTAGCCGAGGCCGTGGGCAGCTGGGCGGCCGTCATCCATGCTTCGACGCAGGGCAAGGTAGCTGTGGGCGTGGACATCAACGCCACGCATCACTCTTCCGGACGCGCCGGGTTGGTTACCGCAACTGCGACGGCCATCAAGTTGGGGCGCACGCTGTGTAGCCACGAGGTCGTGATTACCGACGAAGCCGGCAAGCGCCTGTGCACCGCGCGAATCACGAACGCATTGGTGGAAAGAAGCTAG